A genomic segment from Leptolyngbya boryana PCC 6306 encodes:
- a CDS encoding addiction module protein, which yields MDINNTLNQINELSIDDRIRLVQAIWDGIAAEQGFPELTLEQEQELDRRSAAYDANPDDVMTWEEVKASIKKKS from the coding sequence ATGGACATCAACAATACCTTGAATCAGATTAATGAGTTGAGTATTGACGATCGTATTCGCCTGGTTCAAGCGATTTGGGATGGAATTGCAGCGGAGCAGGGTTTTCCTGAATTAACACTGGAACAGGAGCAGGAACTCGATCGTAGAAGTGCGGCTTATGATGCAAATCCAGATGATGTCATGACTTGGGAAGAGGTCAAAGCCTCGATTAAGAAAAAGTCATGA
- a CDS encoding HEAT repeat domain-containing protein translates to MARPSYGPEAKKRSLHLFTTLLDYANDEVDCDEVALDGLRSQIQTHWQTEQRLVVRTKVRFLEALTNLAKSPLNGEQIKEALRRFEDFLEILDDNRPNRGGSEVWHFTLNLWHKRSDRPANLRQFEQEWEKRRPQKSKQVTGKEPVEPEDSGADRQDSWWQLCRNSLELQQYERLTINPLTVSDGMTFNLDELYLPLGLIERKQRHRKADRSSVGSPVEDGDEPEDTLSLEEFFDRLRSLEKQRIAIVGEPGAGKTTLLQKIAVWLLEQGVLPIWISLADLQGATLESYLLQDWLKQATGKISVSLELQEAFAQQFEQGRVWLLLDAIDEMAMDGATALSSLACHLRGWIANARIMLTCRSNVWDSGKNALDGFTVYCNRSFSYGRGTDGDQVGQFIDRWFQDHLELGDRLQQELNNPQRKRVRDAVKNPLRLALLCRSWSLAQGALPQTKSLLYRQFVETLYEWKQDRFPTTIAQRQQLNEALGQVALRALLQRETRFRLSHSFAQIAFAGSLDLMTLALQLGWLNQVGISVTTGEKIYAFYHPTFQEYFAAQAISDWQFFFDPAHDFPVFHASWREVILLWLGRTDIAVAEKEALITALMNFDDRCGGFYSHRAYCLAAAGLAEFPQSGHASKILAQLLQWRFGVFPASLCEGARIALLRTDRQLATSVLEEFVQIAENPFARWQAAYTLGKTLDPGNSMAIAALRQLIDTLQSEALKLQVIESLGRIEPSHPIVLTALEEILESTQEDNIRRRAAYSLGKINPGHEKAIATLKQIIHSTENATLRLRTAENLIILDPKNSVANAVLQPMRRSEKTSQKHQNKTTNQQDLKHLISTLEQRLLTAKDWANQRRIAYRLATLQPGHPGAIDCLLQILLNEKIPTHHKRVVEDLKEVMLENQLSHVVYQLSLLFTDIDLSIFNQSFKQSTVQLHECHKLLSYCAQQMSYAEFSNAWRKGA, encoded by the coding sequence ATGGCACGCCCCAGTTACGGACCTGAAGCCAAAAAGCGATCGCTCCACCTGTTCACAACCCTGCTCGACTACGCAAACGACGAGGTGGACTGTGATGAGGTGGCTTTGGATGGGCTGCGATCGCAGATTCAGACCCACTGGCAGACCGAGCAACGGTTAGTGGTGCGAACAAAGGTTCGGTTCTTAGAGGCTTTGACTAACCTGGCGAAATCTCCGCTGAATGGCGAACAGATCAAGGAGGCATTGCGGCGATTTGAGGATTTTCTAGAGATCCTAGACGACAATCGCCCCAACAGGGGTGGATCTGAAGTTTGGCACTTCACCCTTAACCTCTGGCACAAGCGGAGCGATCGCCCAGCCAATCTGCGTCAATTCGAGCAGGAATGGGAAAAACGCCGCCCCCAGAAATCGAAGCAGGTGACAGGCAAGGAACCTGTAGAACCAGAAGATTCGGGAGCGGATAGGCAAGATTCCTGGTGGCAACTTTGCCGTAACAGTCTGGAATTACAGCAATACGAACGGTTGACGATTAATCCATTGACGGTCAGCGATGGTATGACCTTCAACCTGGATGAACTCTATCTTCCCCTAGGCTTGATCGAACGCAAGCAGCGGCATCGCAAAGCTGATCGCTCATCAGTCGGTTCACCTGTTGAGGACGGAGACGAGCCAGAAGACACCCTCTCTTTAGAGGAATTTTTTGACCGTCTGCGATCGCTCGAAAAACAACGAATCGCGATCGTAGGTGAACCGGGTGCAGGTAAAACGACGCTACTTCAAAAAATCGCCGTCTGGCTGCTAGAGCAGGGGGTACTGCCTATCTGGATTTCCCTGGCAGATTTGCAGGGAGCGACATTGGAGAGCTACCTCTTACAGGACTGGCTGAAGCAGGCAACTGGGAAAATTAGTGTTTCTCTAGAGCTTCAAGAAGCATTTGCCCAACAGTTTGAGCAGGGGCGAGTGTGGCTATTGCTGGATGCGATCGATGAGATGGCGATGGATGGGGCAACCGCACTGTCGAGCCTTGCCTGTCATCTGCGAGGATGGATTGCCAATGCTCGTATCATGCTGACCTGCCGCTCGAATGTTTGGGACAGTGGTAAAAATGCCCTCGATGGGTTTACAGTTTACTGCAACCGCAGTTTTAGTTATGGACGTGGAACTGATGGGGATCAGGTGGGTCAGTTCATCGATCGCTGGTTTCAGGATCATCTGGAGTTGGGCGATCGCCTGCAACAAGAATTGAACAACCCTCAGCGAAAGCGAGTCAGGGATGCGGTCAAAAATCCTCTCCGATTAGCCTTGCTTTGCCGCTCCTGGTCACTAGCTCAAGGAGCATTACCGCAAACGAAATCCCTGCTCTATCGGCAATTTGTCGAAACACTCTATGAATGGAAGCAGGATCGCTTTCCCACTACGATCGCCCAGCGGCAGCAACTCAATGAGGCATTAGGGCAGGTTGCGCTGCGGGCACTGTTGCAAAGGGAAACGCGCTTTCGACTGTCCCATTCCTTCGCTCAAATTGCATTTGCAGGGTCATTAGACTTAATGACTTTGGCATTACAACTGGGTTGGCTTAACCAGGTTGGAATTTCAGTGACCACAGGCGAGAAGATTTACGCCTTTTACCACCCCACGTTCCAGGAATATTTCGCCGCACAAGCCATTTCAGATTGGCAGTTTTTCTTTGATCCGGCTCACGATTTTCCAGTCTTTCATGCGTCCTGGCGAGAGGTGATTCTACTCTGGTTGGGGAGAACGGATATTGCTGTTGCTGAGAAAGAGGCGTTGATCACAGCCCTCATGAATTTTGACGATCGCTGTGGCGGTTTTTATTCCCATCGAGCTTACTGCTTGGCGGCGGCAGGGTTGGCAGAGTTTCCCCAATCTGGTCATGCCTCAAAAATCCTGGCTCAACTTCTCCAATGGCGATTTGGGGTATTTCCTGCTTCCCTCTGTGAAGGAGCCAGAATCGCGTTGCTGCGAACCGATCGCCAGCTTGCAACTTCGGTTTTAGAGGAGTTTGTCCAGATTGCCGAAAATCCCTTTGCTCGTTGGCAGGCAGCTTACACCCTGGGTAAAACGCTTGATCCAGGTAATTCAATGGCGATCGCTGCCCTGCGTCAACTCATTGACACTCTACAGAGTGAAGCTCTGAAATTACAAGTAATCGAAAGCCTGGGCAGAATCGAGCCAAGTCATCCGATTGTGCTTACTGCTCTGGAGGAGATTCTGGAATCAACCCAGGAGGACAATATTCGCCGGAGAGCCGCTTATAGTCTGGGAAAAATCAATCCTGGTCATGAGAAAGCGATCGCTACCCTGAAGCAGATCATTCACTCAACCGAAAATGCCACATTGCGACTGCGAACCGCAGAGAACTTAATCATCCTTGACCCAAAAAACAGTGTTGCAAATGCTGTACTTCAGCCAATGAGAAGGTCTGAGAAAACAAGTCAAAAACATCAAAATAAAACAACCAATCAGCAAGATCTAAAACACCTCATTAGTACATTAGAACAACGATTATTAACAGCAAAAGACTGGGCGAATCAACGGCGAATTGCCTATCGACTGGCAACGCTCCAACCTGGACATCCTGGAGCGATCGACTGCTTGTTGCAAATTCTTTTGAACGAGAAGATTCCAACTCACCATAAACGAGTTGTCGAAGATTTGAAAGAAGTCATGTTGGAAAACCAGTTAAGCCATGTCGTCTATCAATTAAGCTTGTTGTTTACAGACATAGATCTTTCAATTTTCAATCAATCTTTCAAGCAATCTACAGTACAACTGCATGAGTGCCACAAATTATTGTCATACTGCGCTCAGCAGATGTCTTATGCCGAATTCTCAAATGCCTGGCGGAAGGGAGCTTGA
- a CDS encoding N-formylglutamate amidohydrolase yields MPDPFLLHLPTAHTIPVIASLPHSGLLIPKEITNTLEASHQHYLPNQDWHLDKLYDFLPRLGITVLQAVYSRYVVDLNRSLHEPLFGSFWQSVVAEKTAFNTAIYRTPPSREEVEQRVEQYYRPYHQQLQTLLNEQIEQFGKVYLLDLHSFLGLIEDEVCLGNGNGATCSEHFISVVDTAFCSQRYQVVRNKAFSGGHITRHYGQMPQVEALQIEVRYPVYLNAKQLDCDSVPDWQVLEFDNAKHKFESIFEQITKNLASA; encoded by the coding sequence ATGCCAGACCCTTTCCTCCTGCACTTACCTACTGCTCACACCATTCCGGTTATCGCCAGTCTGCCTCACAGTGGATTGCTCATACCGAAGGAGATTACTAACACATTAGAAGCTTCTCACCAGCACTATTTACCCAATCAAGATTGGCATCTCGACAAACTCTATGATTTTCTGCCCCGTTTAGGCATTACTGTCCTGCAAGCTGTCTATAGCCGTTACGTAGTTGACCTCAATCGATCGCTCCACGAACCGCTCTTTGGTAGCTTTTGGCAATCGGTCGTTGCTGAAAAGACTGCGTTCAACACCGCAATTTATCGAACTCCGCCTTCAAGAGAAGAGGTTGAACAGCGAGTGGAGCAATACTATCGCCCCTATCACCAACAGCTTCAAACTTTGCTGAACGAACAGATTGAGCAATTTGGCAAGGTATATTTGCTGGATTTACACAGTTTCCTTGGATTAATTGAGGATGAAGTCTGTTTGGGGAACGGAAATGGGGCAACCTGTTCTGAACACTTCATTTCTGTCGTTGACACTGCTTTTTGCTCACAGAGGTATCAGGTTGTTCGCAATAAGGCGTTTAGTGGTGGACATATCACACGGCATTACGGTCAGATGCCGCAAGTTGAAGCGTTACAAATTGAAGTTCGCTACCCGGTTTACCTGAATGCGAAACAACTGGATTGCGATTCTGTCCCGGATTGGCAGGTGCTAGAGTTTGATAACGCGAAGCATAAGTTTGAGTCAATTTTCGAGCAGATTACTAAAAATCTAGCATCTGCTTAG
- a CDS encoding Txe/YoeB family addiction module toxin → MWQNPPPYEKLIGDLEGAYSRRINIQHRLVYEVIESENTVKILRMWTHYE, encoded by the coding sequence CTGTGGCAAAATCCGCCTCCTTACGAGAAACTAATCGGAGATTTGGAAGGTGCATATTCTCGACGAATCAATATTCAGCATCGATTAGTATATGAAGTCATCGAGTCTGAGAATACGGTGAAAATTTTGCGGATGTGGACGCATTATGAATAA
- a CDS encoding TROVE domain-containing protein, translated as MRVIAFQAGDMGATPILPISKHCPDGLKEVVMTYKFFVQNKTQTPQSQPIPGREADMIQGRSGGWMFKADFWSVLRRCLLIGTAQGAYYAGKQELTGEFVEVLKQAIALNPDRVASEILYASDGRAINNSAPLLALVLLSMGETVEAKHAFQSIFPQVVRTGSHFYEWLSYTKAMRGFGKIVREAGKSWLSNPDAKGLAYQLLKYQQRQGFSHRDALRLFHVKPPTEDHDQLFQWVIQGWENLPQEIPSDALAQIWWYEWLKRNPERTQEAIAKGRLTHEMAAPVGKMDKRAWQLLFNDMPIGAMLRNLGSLTELDVLTADNRDNLKRVAKVLNSAEHLRKGRIHPIDVLKALKTYQSGGQLGRSQKTWQPVPRIVDILEQALELSFEVMQPTGKVFLHAIDVSGSMSYYSVSSIGLTCCEIATTMALATAKAEPHYVIRGFATDFRDLKITARDSFSDAIAKASNQNFGGTDAAVAYEWAIKHKFKADVFCFWTDCESWAGRKHPSQALAEYRRKVNPGAKAVYVTLAPYNISLVDPKDSMSWDIAGFDPGTPRLIQMIAAGEL; from the coding sequence ATGAGGGTTATCGCCTTCCAAGCGGGTGATATGGGTGCAACTCCCATCCTGCCAATTTCCAAACATTGCCCTGACGGGCTGAAGGAGGTTGTGATGACTTACAAGTTTTTTGTCCAGAACAAAACGCAAACACCGCAAAGCCAGCCGATTCCGGGTCGGGAAGCAGACATGATTCAGGGACGTTCCGGTGGTTGGATGTTCAAAGCCGACTTCTGGAGTGTGCTGCGTCGCTGCCTGTTGATTGGAACGGCTCAAGGAGCTTATTACGCAGGCAAGCAGGAGTTGACGGGTGAATTTGTCGAAGTCTTGAAACAGGCGATCGCTCTCAACCCCGATCGCGTTGCCTCAGAGATCCTGTATGCCAGCGATGGACGGGCAATCAATAACAGTGCGCCTCTGTTGGCACTGGTGTTGCTATCAATGGGTGAGACAGTTGAAGCAAAGCACGCTTTTCAATCGATCTTTCCCCAGGTGGTAAGAACGGGAAGCCACTTCTACGAATGGTTGAGCTACACCAAAGCAATGCGCGGGTTTGGAAAGATTGTCCGAGAAGCGGGTAAGTCCTGGTTATCAAACCCTGATGCAAAAGGGTTAGCATATCAACTGTTGAAATATCAGCAGCGCCAAGGCTTTTCTCACCGGGATGCGCTGCGGCTGTTTCACGTTAAACCGCCCACGGAAGACCACGACCAGCTATTTCAGTGGGTCATTCAAGGTTGGGAGAACCTACCGCAAGAAATTCCCTCGGATGCTCTGGCGCAAATCTGGTGGTACGAGTGGCTGAAGCGCAATCCAGAGAGAACTCAGGAGGCGATCGCCAAAGGTCGGTTAACGCATGAAATGGCAGCCCCCGTGGGCAAAATGGACAAGCGGGCATGGCAACTCCTGTTCAACGATATGCCGATCGGAGCAATGCTACGAAATCTGGGATCTTTAACCGAACTGGATGTGTTGACGGCTGACAACCGCGACAACCTGAAGCGAGTGGCAAAAGTCCTCAACAGTGCGGAACATTTGCGAAAAGGACGTATTCACCCGATCGATGTCTTGAAAGCCCTCAAGACTTATCAATCCGGTGGACAGTTAGGACGCAGCCAGAAAACCTGGCAACCTGTTCCCCGCATTGTGGATATTCTGGAGCAAGCTCTGGAACTTTCCTTTGAGGTGATGCAGCCAACGGGCAAGGTGTTTCTACATGCGATCGATGTTTCTGGTTCCATGTCTTACTACAGCGTGAGTTCGATCGGACTGACCTGCTGTGAGATTGCAACCACGATGGCACTGGCAACAGCAAAAGCTGAACCGCACTATGTCATTCGCGGATTTGCCACCGATTTCCGTGACCTGAAAATTACAGCACGGGATTCGTTTAGCGATGCGATCGCCAAAGCGAGCAACCAAAACTTTGGTGGAACGGATGCGGCAGTCGCGTATGAGTGGGCAATCAAACACAAGTTCAAGGCAGACGTGTTCTGCTTCTGGACGGACTGTGAAAGCTGGGCAGGACGCAAGCATCCGAGCCAGGCATTAGCCGAGTATCGCCGTAAGGTGAATCCTGGGGCAAAAGCTGTTTACGTCACCCTGGCTCCCTACAATATCTCGCTGGTTGATCCAAAAGATTCAATGTCGTGGGATATTGCCGGATTTGATCCAGGAACACCTCGATTAATTCAAATGATTGCAGCAGGAGAGCTTTGA
- the rplR gene encoding 50S ribosomal protein L18, with protein sequence MSKVSRRESTRQRHQRIRRRVSGTPERPRLAVYRSNQHIYAQLIDDVAQATIASASTVDPEVKGKIESGANCAAASEVGKLIAQRAKAKGIEQVVFDRGGNLYHGRVQTLADAAREAGLNF encoded by the coding sequence ATGAGCAAAGTAAGTCGTCGAGAATCTACACGCCAGCGCCACCAGCGAATTCGTCGCCGGGTTTCTGGCACTCCAGAGCGTCCTCGGTTAGCCGTTTATCGATCGAACCAGCATATTTATGCTCAGTTAATCGATGATGTCGCTCAAGCGACCATTGCTTCTGCATCAACTGTTGATCCAGAAGTGAAAGGCAAGATCGAATCGGGCGCAAACTGTGCGGCCGCATCTGAAGTGGGCAAGTTGATTGCCCAACGTGCGAAAGCAAAAGGCATCGAGCAAGTTGTGTTCGATCGCGGTGGTAATTTGTATCATGGTCGCGTCCAGACCTTAGCGGATGCTGCCCGTGAAGCTGGTCTTAACTTCTAG
- a CDS encoding type II toxin-antitoxin system VapC family toxin, whose translation MVKVLFDTNIIVAALSEAHEMHDRARPWLEQVQIDRTIEGCISTHSFAESYSLLTRLPPPYRISPANAERLLSEDLTQFTRISLTAEDYQAVLRKVVQMNISGGGIYDTLIAYAALKANVDMLLTFNVKHFVRLGEEVAQLVQLPD comes from the coding sequence ATGGTAAAAGTTCTGTTCGACACCAATATTATCGTCGCTGCTCTGTCTGAAGCTCACGAAATGCACGATCGCGCTAGACCTTGGTTAGAACAAGTACAAATCGATCGAACGATTGAAGGTTGCATCTCAACCCATAGCTTTGCAGAATCGTATTCTCTTCTGACAAGACTGCCACCGCCTTATCGAATCAGTCCGGCAAACGCCGAACGCCTTTTATCAGAAGATTTGACTCAGTTTACTAGAATCAGTTTAACGGCTGAGGATTATCAAGCAGTACTCAGAAAAGTAGTTCAGATGAATATCTCAGGTGGTGGAATTTACGATACTCTCATTGCCTATGCTGCTCTCAAAGCAAATGTAGATATGCTTTTAACATTTAATGTTAAGCACTTTGTCAGATTGGGAGAAGAAGTTGCACAACTCGTTCAGCTTCCTGATTGA
- a CDS encoding ABC transporter substrate-binding protein, with the protein MAKLRLGLEWFLNPDHVPLLVGLKQGWFADVNIDLELVEPSEHIDAIAQIQDGTLDIAITEPVHLVEDRSNGHPVIGWARFLHTNGGVMYFAGQGIERPKDMLGKRLQYPGAPSALGKAIAQTMIEADGGQFTDDAITSVDNGFFHTNALVENKADCATLVFYNFEVIEARLRGYDAQFFALKDWGIPDFCQLIFITTPELLQQRRQELQAFLKVFRRGIDFIHQQPEAAQAIYNQHTGAYADDAIGQAIYQATVPCFTYDFTMTTDYYDQLQTWMHNTGQISDRLSATAYWTNSLAL; encoded by the coding sequence ATGGCTAAGTTACGCTTGGGATTGGAATGGTTTTTGAATCCAGATCATGTGCCTCTGCTGGTGGGACTGAAGCAGGGATGGTTTGCAGATGTAAATATCGATTTGGAACTGGTTGAACCATCTGAACACATTGATGCGATCGCCCAGATCCAGGACGGAACGCTCGATATTGCCATTACGGAGCCAGTACATCTGGTTGAAGACCGCAGTAATGGTCATCCGGTCATTGGTTGGGCACGGTTTTTACATACCAATGGTGGGGTTATGTACTTTGCAGGGCAAGGGATTGAGCGCCCTAAAGATATGCTGGGTAAGCGACTGCAATACCCCGGCGCACCCTCGGCTTTAGGAAAGGCGATCGCTCAAACGATGATCGAGGCGGATGGCGGTCAGTTTACCGACGATGCCATTACCTCTGTCGATAATGGCTTTTTCCACACGAACGCACTCGTTGAAAACAAAGCAGACTGTGCAACGCTAGTTTTCTACAATTTTGAAGTCATTGAAGCTCGGCTGCGGGGCTACGATGCTCAGTTTTTTGCCCTCAAGGATTGGGGCATTCCAGATTTCTGTCAACTCATTTTCATCACGACTCCAGAGTTACTGCAACAGCGACGGCAAGAACTTCAGGCTTTCCTGAAGGTATTCCGACGCGGGATTGACTTCATTCATCAGCAACCCGAAGCTGCACAGGCAATCTATAACCAGCACACTGGAGCCTATGCTGACGATGCGATCGGGCAAGCCATCTATCAGGCAACCGTTCCCTGTTTCACTTACGACTTTACAATGACCACTGACTACTACGACCAACTACAGACCTGGATGCACAACACCGGACAGATTAGCGATCGCTTATCTGCCACCGCCTATTGGACTAACTCACTCGCCCTTTAA
- a CDS encoding DUF726 domain-containing protein has protein sequence MDAQLRLIARPTYSRRAIVFIHGGWCQDWGKDKEDLKDLTNSLRRAGWEDSIYQLWWDSSENPWSNFYKIGKIMDRAKQVGSNSFSSLVSSGITEQEVSILAYSFGARVAYYALESWAGQRNLGDVILLGGAIKRDKSKNWGYAASKLNGHLFNIHNKRDPMLQIFHQCQGGISPCGRKPIKEKHSRIENIDASDIGMHHSLRRYLEYLPSFTR, from the coding sequence GTGGATGCTCAGCTTAGATTAATCGCAAGACCAACATATAGTAGGAGAGCAATTGTCTTCATACATGGGGGATGGTGTCAAGATTGGGGGAAAGACAAAGAGGATCTTAAAGATCTAACCAATTCATTGAGAAGGGCAGGATGGGAAGATTCGATTTATCAATTGTGGTGGGATTCATCGGAAAACCCTTGGTCTAATTTCTACAAGATCGGAAAGATTATGGATCGAGCTAAACAAGTTGGCAGCAATTCCTTCTCTAGCTTAGTGTCGTCAGGAATTACTGAACAAGAAGTTTCAATTCTTGCTTACTCGTTTGGCGCACGTGTTGCTTACTATGCTCTTGAGTCATGGGCAGGACAGCGTAATTTGGGAGATGTAATTTTGTTAGGTGGTGCAATCAAACGGGATAAAAGTAAGAATTGGGGATACGCTGCTTCAAAATTGAATGGGCATCTTTTTAATATCCATAACAAACGTGATCCAATGCTTCAGATATTTCATCAATGTCAAGGTGGAATAAGCCCTTGTGGGCGAAAACCAATAAAGGAGAAACACTCTAGGATTGAGAATATTGATGCATCTGATATCGGGATGCATCATAGTTTGAGAAGATACCTGGAGTATTTACCTAGTTTTACACGTTGA
- a CDS encoding type II toxin-antitoxin system RelE/ParE family toxin encodes MSFVLIVRPEARQELDEAYQWYEAQQEDLGDDFLDCVDERLNQICQMPELYEVIRRDIRRAVVRRFPYVIYYRVVVDRVIVLAIIHGRANPKKWRSRN; translated from the coding sequence ATGAGTTTTGTTTTAATTGTTCGACCAGAAGCGCGGCAAGAATTGGACGAAGCTTATCAGTGGTATGAGGCACAACAAGAGGATCTTGGAGATGATTTTCTAGATTGTGTGGATGAGAGGCTGAATCAGATTTGTCAGATGCCAGAGTTGTATGAAGTGATTCGCAGAGATATCCGACGGGCTGTTGTACGGCGGTTTCCTTATGTAATCTATTATCGCGTTGTTGTCGATCGCGTGATTGTATTAGCAATTATTCATGGTCGAGCGAATCCAAAGAAATGGCGATCGAGAAATTGA
- the rplF gene encoding 50S ribosomal protein L6: protein MSRIGKRPITLPAKVTITINGQEVVVKGPKGELTRVLPAGVTIRTEGDTVNVDRVNDSRMARERHGLCRTLVANMVEGVSTGFSRRLEIQGVGYRAAVQGKNLNMNMGYSHPVLIEPPDGIQFQVENNVNVTVTGIDKEIVGNTAAKIRAVRPPEPYKGKGIRYAGEKVRRKVGKTGGKGKK, encoded by the coding sequence ATGTCTCGGATTGGAAAACGTCCTATTACGCTTCCCGCTAAGGTGACGATCACGATCAACGGTCAAGAAGTCGTGGTAAAGGGACCCAAAGGTGAACTCACAAGAGTTCTGCCTGCGGGAGTCACCATCAGAACTGAAGGCGATACGGTAAACGTCGATCGCGTGAATGATTCTCGGATGGCAAGAGAGCGGCATGGATTGTGCCGTACACTTGTTGCGAACATGGTTGAAGGAGTTTCGACAGGCTTTAGCCGCCGCCTCGAAATTCAAGGGGTCGGTTATCGGGCTGCGGTTCAAGGCAAAAACTTGAACATGAACATGGGTTATAGCCACCCTGTACTGATCGAACCACCGGACGGGATTCAATTCCAGGTTGAAAACAACGTCAACGTTACGGTTACGGGCATCGATAAAGAGATCGTTGGAAACACAGCCGCGAAGATTCGGGCAGTCCGTCCGCCTGAGCCTTACAAAGGTAAAGGGATTCGCTATGCAGGCGAGAAGGTTCGTCGCAAGGTTGGTAAGACTGGCGGTAAAGGGAAGAAATAA
- a CDS encoding type II toxin-antitoxin system Phd/YefM family antitoxin — MIPVDDARQQLQDLIDTVSKSHQPIVIAGQNNNAVLLSEADWASVQETLYLLSVPGMRESIREGLATPIEECDRELEW, encoded by the coding sequence ATGATTCCAGTCGATGATGCTCGACAGCAGTTGCAAGATTTGATTGATACCGTCAGCAAGTCCCATCAACCGATCGTAATCGCAGGGCAAAACAACAATGCTGTGTTGCTCTCTGAAGCAGATTGGGCATCGGTGCAGGAGACTCTCTATCTGCTCTCTGTTCCAGGAATGCGAGAGTCGATCCGAGAAGGATTAGCAACCCCGATCGAAGAGTGCGATCGGGAGTTAGAGTGGTGA
- the rpsE gene encoding 30S ribosomal protein S5: MAKAKGKEKKSREKESDFQERVVQIRRVTKVVKGGKKLSFRAIVVVGNEKGQVGVGVGKASDVIGAVKKGVADGKKHLIEVPLTKANSIPHPSTASGGGAKVMMRPAAPGTGVIAGGAVRTVLELAGVKNILAKQLGSGNPLNNARAAVSALSGLRTLSDVAQERDIPVEKLYGV, translated from the coding sequence ATGGCTAAGGCGAAAGGTAAAGAAAAGAAATCCCGTGAAAAGGAATCTGATTTCCAGGAGCGCGTTGTCCAAATCCGTCGTGTGACTAAAGTAGTAAAGGGTGGTAAAAAACTCAGCTTTAGAGCGATCGTGGTTGTCGGCAACGAAAAAGGTCAAGTCGGTGTCGGTGTCGGCAAGGCAAGTGACGTAATCGGCGCGGTGAAGAAGGGCGTAGCAGATGGTAAAAAACATCTGATCGAAGTTCCTTTGACCAAGGCGAACTCGATTCCTCATCCTTCTACTGCTTCTGGTGGTGGCGCGAAGGTGATGATGCGTCCGGCAGCTCCAGGGACTGGGGTAATTGCTGGGGGCGCGGTTCGGACTGTGCTTGAGCTTGCGGGTGTGAAGAACATTCTCGCTAAGCAACTCGGTTCGGGCAATCCTCTGAACAATGCGCGTGCGGCTGTGTCTGCTTTAAGCGGGCTACGTACGCTGTCGGATGTTGCACAAGAGCGTGACATTCCAGTTGAAAAACTTTACGGCGTTTAG
- the rplO gene encoding 50S ribosomal protein L15 — MRLEDAVPQKGSTKRKRRICRGISAGQGASGGFGMRGQKSRSGRPTRPGFEGGQTPLYRRLPKLKYFTVINRKHFTVINVGDLADLAAGTEVTLSSLMDAGIVTQDDGPLKILGDGDLSVKLTVKAAAFTEGAKSKIEAAGGTCEVV; from the coding sequence ATGAGATTAGAAGATGCTGTGCCTCAAAAAGGCTCAACCAAGCGCAAGCGTCGCATTTGCCGTGGAATTTCTGCGGGTCAAGGTGCGAGTGGTGGTTTTGGAATGCGGGGTCAAAAATCTCGATCGGGTCGTCCGACTCGTCCGGGGTTTGAAGGGGGTCAAACTCCTTTGTATCGCCGCTTGCCGAAGTTGAAGTACTTTACGGTGATCAATCGTAAGCACTTTACGGTGATCAATGTCGGTGATTTGGCTGACTTGGCGGCTGGAACTGAAGTGACGTTGTCTTCGCTGATGGATGCGGGGATTGTGACTCAGGATGATGGTCCGTTGAAGATTTTGGGTGATGGTGACTTGTCGGTGAAGCTGACTGTGAAAGCAGCAGCATTTACTGAGGGCGCTAAGTCGAAAATCGAAGCCGCTGGCGGAACTTGCGAAGTCGTTTAA
- a CDS encoding HNH endonuclease produces MSISNDVRQAVRERAIFLCEYCYSPERLSATRFTVDHVIPRSLNGSDDLRNLALACRRCNERRYNFVAGIDAETQEVVPIFNHNP; encoded by the coding sequence ATGTCAATCAGTAATGATGTTCGGCAGGCTGTTCGAGAGAGAGCAATTTTTTTGTGTGAGTATTGCTATTCACCGGAACGCTTGAGTGCAACTCGTTTTACAGTTGACCATGTGATTCCGAGATCGTTAAACGGTTCGGATGATCTCCGCAATTTAGCTTTGGCTTGTCGGCGTTGCAATGAGCGGCGATATAACTTTGTGGCTGGGATTGATGCCGAAACTCAGGAAGTTGTGCCGATTTTTAATCACAATCCATAA